The following are from one region of the candidate division KSB1 bacterium genome:
- a CDS encoding cupredoxin domain-containing protein, translating into MRAPKRLAAVLLLAALALLLVQCGQQNPFEPTRGANEVWIQATRFDPPELTVATGTTVEWTNKDNTIHDITSGTPTHPAGDFSPSPPLKTNETYMVAFRKAGRFPYYCTVHPQQTGVIIVQ; encoded by the coding sequence ATGCGTGCCCCTAAGCGGTTGGCGGCAGTCTTGCTGCTGGCCGCCCTCGCCTTGCTGCTGGTGCAGTGCGGCCAGCAAAATCCGTTTGAACCGACGCGCGGCGCAAATGAAGTGTGGATTCAAGCAACGCGCTTCGATCCGCCGGAGTTGACCGTTGCCACCGGCACCACCGTGGAATGGACCAACAAGGACAATACCATTCATGACATCACCAGTGGCACGCCCACCCACCCGGCGGGTGATTTTTCCCCCTCGCCACCTTTGAAGACAAATGAAACCTACATGGTGGCGTTTCGCAAAGCCGGACGCTTCCCCTACTACTGCACCGTGCATCCGCAGCAGACCGGGGTCATCATCGTGCAGTAG